The sequence TATCTGGAATTAAGCACAGTATCTATTCCTTCAAACAgtaataaaccaaagaaaaagaaaagaaaaaccaaaAGAAAACTTACAGAGACTACATCCCCAACTCCCCCCCACCCTGTACATCCATCAGAACCAGAATGTACCTGGATCCCCCCAACAAAAGTGGTTATACACCACATAGGGTCGTGAACATCAATCAAGCAGGCAAGTGCAGTCCGAGCACTAGGTGCACAGGTAAACAGCAGAGGTGCCGCCAACGTAGCGGGACTCTAAAGAGATAAACAATCACCTGGCGTATCCAGGGGCACAGTTCTTAGCTGGATTCTTGCAGCATCAAGCAGCACGTGTTCAGGATCCATGACAGTCATGCGAAAACAGGCATCACATGGGCAAAGTACACCCCGGCATACCCTCCGGGCGGTGAAAAGTAGCGCAGCACTGTATCTTGGCCTgaacaataaaacataaaaacatatatagtagCCTCCCGCATCCCCCCGGACCATGCGGCCGGTcgccaccacccccctccccccagagcaGGCCTCGGAGCTCACAATCCCCATTGTATACAGGAAGCGCCAAGAGCCGGTGTCCATTGCGGTCAGCTTCCAGGGGAATGGGTTAACAAGCaggccccatcacagtcctccccaGGTCAGGGACAGCAGAGTTCAAGCAGGGAAGTCACAGCATGGGGGGAAAACAGGCCAGGTCGCACCGTATCAGGGGGCAGTCACCGGCCCCAGGGCCCAGGCAGGAGTGTACGAGATCACCAGGCATACAGTTCCTATCCTTAGAGGGCATGAACAGGGGCAAACCGGGGAAAAACAGCCAAACAGGATACTACTCACAGGACCACCAGTACAGTCGGCTCAGCCACGGGGCAAGGTGTCAATCCATCTGGCCGCCTCCTCGGGCACAGTGTAGAACCGAACGGTCTCGCGATCCACTACCCGCAGGCGGGCCGGGAACATCATACTGTACTTCATGTTCCGGGCACAGAGAGACTGCTTCACCCAATCGTAGGATTTCTGCCTTTTCTGTGTATCCACCGCAAAGTCCGGGAAGAATATGATCTTGGTAGCCTCAAACCGGACAACCTCGATTTTCCACGCCTCCCGCAGAACCAGGTCACGGTCCCTGAAGTTCAGTAGTTTAAATATGAAAGTGCGCGGGGGGGCACCAGGAGGGCCGCGAGCAGCCGGCATCCTGTGAGCTCTCTCCACAACAAAGTGCGTGGAGAAAGCGGCCTGGGGGAACAGCCCACGGAGGAGCCGCTCGGTGAAGGCTGGTGCGTCCGACCCCTCAGACCCCTCAGGGAGACCGACAATCCGCAAATTGTTGCGTCGGTTCCGGTTCTCGGCATCCTCGGACTTGGTTTCCAGGTATTTGAGCCTGACTTGCACAGTGTGGAGGGTGGCAGTATGGTCATGCAGCACATCCTCGGCGTCCCCCAACCGGCACTCCGTCTCCGCCACGCGGCCCCTAATCTTATCCTGGTCCCGCCGCATTAAGCCCATCTCTGCCTGGAGGGAGTCAATTTTGGCCGTGAGTGCTGCTTGACAGCCGTTAATGGCTTGCATCAAGGCCGAAAAGTTAGCGTCCGCTGTCAGAGCCGGGCCAGCTTCAGCGGTCTGTGTCGCCATATTGGAGGTCTTCTCCACGTGCGCGGCCCCAGCCGAGGGGGGAAGAGACGATCGGCTATTCGCGGCCGCCCGGGACCCGGTCTTGTACTTTTTCCAGGTCTGGACCATCAGCCAACACCAGCAAGTAGGATGAGGGGTGCCCCCGCCAGATCGGAATAGGTAATCAGGATGATATCCCCTCCGTTTCAGCAGAGCTCCGCTCCTACACGTCCTGCTCGGTTgccatcttggccacgccccccatgAATAGTCTTTCTAGTTCATGCAACACAAGTCAATAATGAGTTTATTAATAACTCACAGCATCCCACCGGTCCTAGTTGACAGTTTTTCTCTCTTTTAATTTCCCTTGATGTTCTCTTCCAGCATTTCTATAGAAACAATCCTTGCCAAGACGTGGCTATAAAAACCCTCCAGTAAACTGACATAGGTAGACTAAGAACCAAAACTGGAGACGTATTTTGTATTGATGTTATCTCAATATCTTCTCGCATTATCTTCAGGATTATACTCTGTAGATTGATTTTATGTCCATGTTAATGTTTGCCTATTATATCGAATTTCTTAATAACAAGCTTTAACTTACATATTACTGAAAGCAATGATTGAGTTTTATAATCAAACACACAGCTTggaatgatggaaaatataacaaGGGTCGGCACAAACTTTGTTCTCATCGGTATTGTTGAAATGGAgaaatttaaatatttatttattgtgattGCAATAGTTTTATATCTGATCATTATGCTTAGCTGTTCATCCATTGCCTACATAACTTGGACAGAAAATACCCTGCATGAACCCATGTACATTTTCATATGTAATTTGGTTATTGATGTGATGCAGGGTAGCTCATCGTTCTTCCCAAAGCTCATCATTGACTTGTTGAGCGGAGGTTCGTCCATCACTCTTGTTGGATGCCTCAGTCAAGCTTTCTGCATCCAGATCTTTTCATCTGTGGAAGTGTGTACCTTCGCTGTCATGGCTTATGATAGATATCTGGCGGTGGCTGAACCCTTAAGATACCACGCGCTGATGAGTAATGGAAAAGCTGTAAAATTTATCATTGGAATATGGGTTTTTAATATAGTAAATCTACTTGTCTGTGTGACTCTAACCGGAAGACTGACTTTTTGTGGCAGAAATATCATCAATGTTTATTGTGAGACCATGTCCCTTATGTTTCTGGCCTGCGGTGACATAACTGTTGCCAATCTTTATGGAACTGTTTGGACATTGTCCCTGGTCATCTTTAGTAATGGAACCGCTATCTTTTGTTATATAGGAACATTTATTGTGTGTCTGAAGATATCAATGAAAGACAGTCAGAAAGCCATCCATACCCTGATTACACATGTGCTGACTTTTTGTTTATGTATGACTGGTGGTCTGTTTGTCATTTTTAGATACCGATTAAATGGCGGCTCAGTGTCCACTGTAGCACATCTGACCATTGCAATCTTAGGACTGACTGTATCTCTGACATTAAACCCCCTGGTATATGGGATAAGGATGGAAGCTCTGAGAGGGAAGATCCTTCAACATCTACGAAAACGGCTCGGAATCCTCCAAACCAAACCTACCAATTCAAATGTTAGATAACAAATACTGTATCTAAAGTGTGAAAAGCTTGAAAAAATAATGCTTTAAAGTCCTCagtctattttaaaataaaagtcaACGCCAGTAAGgtcatatacactatattttcaaaagtattgggacgcctgcctttacacgctcatgaactttaatggcaccccagtcttagtccacagGGTTCACTATtgggttggcccatcctttgcaactataacagcttcaacttttctgggaagtttgtccacaaagtttaggagtgtgtctatgggaatgtttgaccattcttccagaagtgcatttgtgaggtcaggcactgatgagaaggcttGGCTGGTAGTCTccgctctcaggcctcgtacacacgaccgaggaactcgacgggcgaaacacatcgttttgctcaccgagttccttgttaggctgtcgaggagctcaacaagccaattttctccattcccgtcaaggaaatagagaacatgctctatttttggctcgtcgagtttctcgacagtttcctcgacgaaaatgtacacacgaccggtttccgtggcaaaaaaatatctcccagcaagtttcttgctggtttttgcagagaaactcggtcgtgtgtacgaggcctaattcatcccaaaggtgttctatctggttgaggtcaggactctgcaggccagtcaagttccttcacctcaaactcactcatccatatctttgtggaccttgcttttttcactggtccaaatcatttggtggaggagggattgttgtgtggggttgtttttcaggagttgaGTTTGGCccccttagttctagtgaaggaaactcttagggcaccagcataccaagacattttggacaattttattctcccaactttgtgggaacagtttggggatggccccttgcacaaagcaaggtccatatcgaagtggatgagcgagtttggagtggaggaatttaactggcctgcacagagaagaatgggaaaacattcccatagacacactcccaaaccttgtggacagccttcccagaagaggccaatagaaggagcagcaGCTCTGAGCGCATAGCCAGCCTATCCAACCCTTCTCACTCTGTGGAGTACTTCCTCGGAAGTGTTCCCGGAAGTGATCCCGTGACCCCAACATGGCCCCAGCTTcttcctgatggccacaggatcTGCTCCAGGCCGAGCAGCAGCTTCCCATCTCTGCATAGAAAAGGATCCGGATCTGAGGCTTCCATACGAACCACTGACACACAGATGAGCCCTTGTATTTCCTGTTTCCTGTAAGTGTGATTTTATCTGTGCCATTAAAgctgtcttaaccacttccatactgggcacttaaacactctcctgaccagaccaattttcagctttcagggctctcacactttgaatgacaattactcatgcaacactgtacccaaatgatttttttgtcctttttttcccacaaatagagctttcttttggtggtatttgatcacctctgggttttttattttttgcgctattaatgaaaaaagaccgaaaattttgaaaaaaaatgtttttttcttagtttctgtgataaaattttgcaaaatattaatttttcttcataaattttggccacaatttatactgctacatgtctttgataaaaataacccaaattttttggaaattatttggtctgtgtgaaagttttagagtctacaagctatagtgcaaatcataataaattatcacatctgatcacacctgatgttttgaaggcctatctcatttcttgagaccctaacaagccaggaaagtacaaatgccccccaaataacccctttttggaaagtagacatcccaaggtatttagtaagaggcatggtgagttatttgaagttgtaattttttccaaaaacactttgcaaaattaagatttttattttttatttaaaaaatttctcaaaagtgtcattgtaatagcttatttctctcacatggcatgtgcataccacaaatgacaccccaaaatacattctgctactccttctgagtaaaacgataccccatgtgtgagacttttccactgcctggccacataccgatgcccaacctgcagggagcgccatcaggggttttaggagcataaattgcacatctaactagttgacaacctattacaatttagaaggccctggaacaccaggacaatggaattacccacaaaatgaccccattttggaaagctaacaccctaacgtataatctatgaggcataatgagtcttttgaacggttcatttttttccagaagtttttggaatatgtggaaaaaaaatgaaaacgcattttttttacacaaagttgtccattgataagatatttccaacacatagcatgtacatagcaaaaatgacaccccaaaatacattctgctactcctcctgagtaaaacaataccccatgtgtgagactttttcactgcctggccacatacagatgcccaacatgcagggagcgccatcaggggttttaggagcataaattgcacatctaactagttgacaacctattacacgtttgaaggccctggaacaccaggacaatggaattacccacaaaatgaccccattttggaaagctaacaccctaacgtataatctatgaggcataatgagtcttttgaacggttcatttttttccagaagtttttggaatatgtggaaaaaaaataaaaacgcattttttttacacaaagttgtccattgataagatatttccaacacatagcatgtacatagcaaaaatgacaccccaaaatacattctgctactcctcctgagtaaaacgataccccatgtgtgagacttctacacagcctgaccacatatagagatccaacatgcaaggaacaccgtcaggtgttccagagacacatagcatgcacataccaagaattacatcccaaaatacattatgctgagcaaagtgtaaaaaacaaaagattacctgtggtaatagtagcgcagttctacacatcaggatagcactggtccaggcagcaggcagggacttggtcagcaacgtccaggcagggatactgcaggtggtcagttcatgcaacaggcagaggcatgatggcataggtcctacaggcagcaggcagaaggagggcaggacagaatggggacaggggtagaggcttctcccacccaaatctctttgaagcctccgggcaaccagaccctaatctagcatgagaaaacaaaaaagttttcttcatccagaaaaacttttctggcgcccctcacatatgtgagacccctgtgttcccactagtccagtagcagggtacaagatcagtccatgaggcaggcaaaaacatggtcaaacagtccgaggtcagttccagatcaggcagaggcagtacagaatcgttaggcagaatcgtggtcaaaaaacaagccggggtcagttccagatcgggcagaggtattacaaaatcgttaggcagaatcgtggtcgaaaaacaagccggggtcagttacagggcaggcagtggcataaggggtgtataGGTGAgtaaaggcaggaacggaggattaataatttagtttggtATGGTAACGTCGAAAACACTCAGTTATACAGAGGCCGGGTTGGGAAGGACATTCGGCACAATAGTAAGCTGAGTCTCGTCTGACTCCATCACTGGAACACACCCTGCATATTTTTTGagctcgtcggcctgatgctgtgggagggaccttatcTGGGAAATGTCGTTCGCAGAGTCTACTTAGTACATCTGATCGAATGTTTTGGGGCAGGTCGTTCGGGAATATCAGGGAAGTGGTAATTTCCtcctggtagccaaggaagggtagggggttttgggtggatttaCGATAAATGATATAAGAATTGTAGacggccaattga comes from Rana temporaria chromosome 2, aRanTem1.1, whole genome shotgun sequence and encodes:
- the LOC120928164 gene encoding olfactory receptor 49-like; this translates as MENITRVGTNFVLIGIVEMEKFKYLFIVIAIVLYLIIMLSCSSIAYITWTENTLHEPMYIFICNLVIDVMQGSSSFFPKLIIDLLSGGSSITLVGCLSQAFCIQIFSSVEVCTFAVMAYDRYLAVAEPLRYHALMSNGKAVKFIIGIWVFNIVNLLVCVTLTGRLTFCGRNIINVYCETMSLMFLACGDITVANLYGTVWTLSLVIFSNGTAIFCYIGTFIVCLKISMKDSQKAIHTLITHVLTFCLCMTGGLFVIFRYRLNGGSVSTVAHLTIAILGLTVSLTLNPLVYGIRMEALRGKILQHLRKRLGILQTKPTNSNVR